The Metabacillus schmidteae genome has a segment encoding these proteins:
- a CDS encoding S8 family peptidase, with the protein MAQTPQVKLVPFTINSIVDQTNETPKGVSLIQAPEIWEESSQGEGIVVAVIDTGVDIDHPDLKNQIIGGRNFTTDFNGDPDMFEDNNGHGTHVSGTIAASLNDDGVVGVAPMAKILSLKVLSGEGSGNYEWIINAINYAVDWRGPQNQRVRVISMSLGGPEDVPELHKAIKNAVDHGISVVVAAGNEGDDREDTFEHSYPGSYNEVIQVGAVDHNLELAPFTNTNSEVDLVAPGVDVVSTFPDNKYASLSGTSMATPHVAGAIALLINLSEKEFNRALIESEIYAQLVRRTLPLGYRKSSEGNGFLVLNLVDKIYEIINAARLNTPLQRK; encoded by the coding sequence ATGGCTCAAACACCACAGGTTAAATTAGTTCCTTTTACTATCAATTCAATTGTGGATCAAACAAATGAAACTCCGAAGGGCGTTAGCTTAATTCAGGCTCCTGAGATTTGGGAAGAAAGCAGCCAAGGAGAAGGTATTGTAGTTGCTGTCATTGATACTGGTGTTGATATAGACCATCCCGATCTTAAGAACCAAATTATTGGTGGGCGAAATTTTACAACTGATTTTAATGGCGATCCAGACATGTTTGAAGACAATAATGGTCATGGTACACATGTTTCTGGTACAATTGCTGCTTCTTTAAATGATGATGGTGTTGTAGGAGTAGCGCCAATGGCTAAAATTCTAAGTCTAAAAGTGTTATCTGGTGAAGGATCGGGTAATTATGAGTGGATAATAAATGCGATTAACTATGCTGTTGATTGGCGAGGGCCTCAAAATCAACGAGTTCGGGTTATTTCTATGTCACTGGGTGGACCGGAAGATGTCCCTGAGCTTCACAAAGCGATAAAAAATGCAGTAGATCACGGTATATCTGTCGTTGTTGCGGCAGGAAATGAAGGAGACGATAGAGAAGATACGTTTGAGCATTCTTATCCCGGCAGTTATAACGAGGTCATTCAGGTAGGTGCAGTAGATCATAATTTAGAGCTTGCACCGTTTACAAATACAAATTCAGAAGTAGATTTAGTGGCACCTGGTGTTGATGTCGTTTCAACATTCCCGGATAATAAATATGCCTCTTTATCAGGTACTTCAATGGCTACCCCTCATGTAGCAGGTGCCATCGCTTTACTTATTAATCTAAGTGAAAAAGAGTTTAATCGTGCTTTAATAGAATCAGAAATCTATGCCCAGCTCGTTAGAAGAACATTGCCATTAGGCTACAGAAAAAGCTCTGAAGGAAATGGTTTCCTTGTTCTTAACTTAGTAGATAAAATTTATGAAATTATCAATGCAGCACGATTGAATACACCTTTACAACGGAAGTAA
- a CDS encoding endonuclease I family protein, whose product MDYVNQKLSHQEADLDSVLVEVKHNKIRIKKEEEYYNKEEDQKIIDLYYRDISFQNTNKKEMFMQISELITNTHEIHLPYNSTTRNYLYSWADLQMDGTLKSIYSGKDKDPEQLIKEDYKAEWNREEAYSKLLKMSSGNEADIQDTIKAIDKENMYNCEHVVPQSWFEKDNPMRGDLHHLFTCEKTCNSIRSNYPYYDFTDYSPEFELKGIKSECGKHEEQKFEPESGKGEVARATLYFLLRYPNEINRYEQKDIKLLLKWHHEFHVTTHEKHRNKAIFEKQKNRNPLIDFPEIADKIDFALGLK is encoded by the coding sequence ATGGATTATGTAAACCAAAAATTATCACACCAAGAAGCAGATTTAGACTCTGTGTTAGTTGAAGTAAAACATAATAAAATAAGAATTAAAAAAGAAGAAGAGTATTACAATAAAGAAGAGGATCAAAAAATCATCGACCTCTATTATCGAGATATCTCTTTTCAAAACACAAATAAAAAAGAAATGTTTATGCAAATAAGTGAATTGATTACAAACACTCACGAAATTCACCTTCCATACAATTCAACTACTAGAAACTATTTATACTCATGGGCAGACTTACAAATGGATGGAACGTTAAAGAGCATCTATTCTGGAAAAGATAAGGATCCAGAGCAGCTTATAAAAGAGGACTATAAGGCTGAATGGAATAGAGAGGAAGCATATAGTAAGCTATTAAAAATGTCTTCAGGAAATGAAGCTGACATACAGGATACAATCAAGGCCATTGATAAGGAAAATATGTATAATTGTGAGCATGTTGTACCACAATCCTGGTTTGAAAAAGATAACCCTATGCGAGGGGATTTACACCATTTATTTACATGTGAGAAAACATGCAACTCGATAAGATCTAATTATCCATATTATGATTTTACCGACTATTCTCCAGAATTTGAGTTAAAAGGAATAAAATCTGAATGTGGAAAACATGAGGAACAAAAGTTTGAACCTGAAAGTGGAAAAGGGGAAGTAGCACGAGCAACATTATATTTCTTATTGAGATACCCGAATGAAATCAATCGCTATGAACAAAAAGATATTAAATTGCTGCTAAAATGGCATCATGAGTTTCATGTAACAACTCATGAAAAGCATCGTAACAAAGCTATATTTGAAAAGCAGAAGAATAGGAATCCATTAATAGACTTTCCTGAAATTGCCGATAAAATTGATTTTGCTTTGGGATTAAAGTGA
- the melA gene encoding alpha-glucosidase/alpha-galactosidase: protein MSKITFMGAGSTVFAKNVLGDCMFVPALAGFEFALFDIDEQRLKDSENMLNNLKQNYNSNITIKSYTDRKEALSGARYVINAIQVGGYKPSTVIDFEIPKKYGLRQTIADTIGIGGIFRSLRTIPVMLDFAKDMEEVCPDALFLNYTNPMAALTGAMLRYTNIKTVGLCHSVQICTEHLFKDLGMDHEGIEEKIAGINHMAWLLEVKRDGKDLYPEIKRRAKERQNTKHHDMVRYELMDKFGYYVTESSEHNAEYHPYFIKSKYPELIDRFNIPLDEYPRRCVEQIERWETMREDMVNNSQLSHTRSHEYGSRIIEAMETNVPFKFGGNVLNTGRLISNLPENACVEVPCVVDRSGIAPTYIGDLPEQLAALNRTNINTQLLTIEAAMTGKREAVYQAALLDPHTAAELSMDDIISMCDDLIEAHGEWLPQFAHQKQVLR, encoded by the coding sequence ATGTCTAAAATAACTTTTATGGGTGCTGGCAGTACAGTCTTCGCAAAAAATGTATTAGGAGATTGCATGTTTGTTCCTGCTTTAGCGGGGTTTGAATTTGCCTTATTTGATATTGATGAACAACGATTAAAAGATTCCGAGAATATGCTGAATAATCTAAAACAAAATTACAATAGTAACATCACAATCAAATCATATACTGATCGAAAGGAAGCGTTAAGCGGTGCAAGGTATGTCATTAATGCTATTCAAGTAGGAGGGTACAAGCCAAGTACGGTAATTGATTTTGAAATTCCGAAGAAATATGGTTTACGTCAAACAATCGCAGATACGATTGGCATTGGAGGCATTTTTAGATCATTACGGACAATACCTGTCATGCTGGATTTTGCAAAAGATATGGAAGAAGTTTGTCCAGATGCTTTATTTTTAAACTATACAAATCCAATGGCTGCGTTAACTGGAGCAATGCTTCGCTATACAAACATTAAAACAGTTGGACTCTGTCACAGTGTACAAATATGTACCGAGCATCTATTTAAGGATTTAGGGATGGATCATGAAGGAATCGAAGAAAAAATAGCCGGTATTAATCATATGGCATGGTTGCTTGAGGTTAAGCGTGATGGAAAGGATCTCTATCCGGAAATTAAACGTCGTGCAAAAGAGAGACAAAATACAAAACATCATGATATGGTGCGTTATGAATTGATGGATAAGTTTGGTTACTATGTGACAGAATCTTCCGAGCATAATGCCGAATATCACCCATACTTTATTAAAAGTAAGTACCCGGAATTAATTGATCGTTTCAATATTCCGTTAGATGAGTATCCACGCCGTTGTGTAGAGCAAATCGAAAGATGGGAAACAATGAGAGAAGATATGGTGAACAATAGCCAGCTTTCTCATACTCGTTCACATGAATACGGGTCACGTATTATTGAGGCGATGGAGACGAACGTTCCATTTAAATTTGGAGGGAACGTCCTAAATACAGGCCGTCTTATCAGCAATTTACCTGAAAATGCATGTGTTGAAGTCCCCTGTGTCGTTGATCGTAGTGGTATTGCGCCAACCTATATTGGTGACCTTCCAGAACAATTAGCAGCTCTTAACAGAACCAATATTAATACACAACTCTTAACGATAGAAGCAGCGATGACAGGGAAAAGGGAAGCGGTATATCAGGCAGCCCTCCTTGATCCGCATACTGCAGCCGAGTTATCTATGGATGATATAATCTCTATGTGTGATGATTTAATTGAAGCTCATGGTGAATGGTTGCCACAGTTTGCACATCAAAAGCAAGTTTTGAGATAA
- a CDS encoding VOC family protein — protein MINVESIHHVSLSVTDLQKAKHFYGTLLGFKELKRPPFDFPGAWYQIGDQQLHLIVHHNAKTLRNSHKINSREGHFAVRVKDYMETLRYLKEIGLDIQEKPNSTSGFAQIFCMDPDCNLIEFNVDQETLKES, from the coding sequence ATGATTAATGTAGAAAGCATTCATCATGTAAGTCTTTCTGTAACAGATTTACAAAAAGCTAAACACTTTTACGGTACACTTTTAGGATTTAAGGAATTAAAAAGACCACCTTTTGACTTTCCAGGGGCTTGGTATCAAATCGGGGATCAGCAGTTGCATTTAATTGTTCATCATAACGCCAAAACACTTCGAAATAGTCATAAAATTAATTCAAGAGAAGGACATTTTGCCGTAAGGGTCAAGGATTATATGGAAACTTTACGTTATTTAAAAGAAATAGGGTTAGACATTCAAGAGAAACCGAATAGTACAAGCGGATTTGCACAAATTTTTTGCATGGATCCTGATTGTAATTTAATTGAATTTAATGTGGATCAAGAAACACTGAAAGAAAGTTAA
- a CDS encoding response regulator transcription factor, translated as MLKKTILIVDDEPKTRQGLKKTLEDWANGRFDVISTDGASAAIDILMQREIHILITDISMPEMNGIDMLKRLQEQKQFPVVIIISAYSEFDYAQEAIQLGVLNYLLKPLSKKKLVETIEKAVEVQKKREREGKLTKIIDERLVDVKVEEKQDDSYIQKAMNYVDQHLNEQLSLKEVAAFVHLNSSYFSVLFKDQTKMTFSEYVTRSRLQRAKNLLIGTNMAVSDIAEAVGYTTAKYFIKIFKEYEGQTPSKYRKTSMIKDI; from the coding sequence ATGCTGAAAAAAACGATTTTAATCGTGGATGATGAACCTAAAACACGTCAGGGACTAAAAAAAACACTTGAGGATTGGGCAAATGGTCGGTTTGATGTTATCAGCACAGATGGAGCGTCAGCAGCAATAGATATATTAATGCAAAGAGAGATTCATATTTTAATCACAGATATTTCAATGCCTGAAATGAATGGAATCGACATGCTTAAACGACTCCAGGAACAAAAGCAATTCCCTGTTGTGATTATTATCTCGGCATACTCCGAATTTGATTATGCCCAGGAAGCCATTCAATTAGGTGTGTTAAATTATCTATTAAAACCATTAAGTAAAAAGAAATTGGTTGAAACAATTGAAAAAGCTGTTGAAGTTCAAAAGAAACGTGAAAGAGAAGGAAAACTAACGAAGATTATTGATGAAAGATTAGTAGATGTAAAGGTAGAGGAAAAGCAGGATGACTCCTATATCCAGAAAGCCATGAATTATGTTGACCAACATCTTAATGAGCAACTTTCATTGAAAGAGGTCGCTGCCTTTGTTCACTTGAATTCTAGTTACTTTAGTGTACTTTTTAAGGATCAAACAAAAATGACTTTTAGCGAATATGTAACGAGAAGTCGCCTGCAAAGGGCAAAAAACCTTCTAATCGGGACAAATATGGCTGTATCAGACATTGCAGAAGCCGTCGGATATACTACAGCCAAATATTTTATTAAGATTTTTAAAGAATATGAAGGACAAACCCCGAGTAAATATCGCAAAACTTCGATGATAAAGGATATCTAA
- a CDS encoding sensor histidine kinase, with product MWIRLGRYNTLRNQILLVFITVMTIVLCFVGIMTYFIVSKILQDNAEKQIQQTAVEANGRMESLHQQIDLLTRQVATNSMIQQLLQDESQDKLATFQQRQALVRLSNEYLTYTNGINNLEIYSADNRKLIPLDGEALHKRINQSWISRADRAEGKLVWIGQDPKEPYYYLAIRRVSLIDRWFSNGGYIVLQINPNYFEFTETRLNNEYMILVDQNNKQITSNYNGDISPIIGEKEKTISLNGNDYMLIKQTSSITGWTLYILTPVDEVMSGITVLRAAILLSGVFGFLIFAFFAVLLSTMITKPIFRLTKTMKKASEGELTLNPDISSTIEINRLNESYNQLVENTNQLIRVVYEKEILKSHAELKALQSQINPHFLFNTLDAMYWSLDEKGEDELAETVLAMSELFRYTISNYNQDEWVTIRQEVEHVELYMQLMKMRFGERFTWTVSIPAELESVPIPKLLIQPIVENAILHGVGNKVGQGFVNVIVELSSNQGFVMISIVDTGPGMETEKINKIKSLLDTGKVSSLKGNGMALGNVNKRLNLYYRQHELNGINISSKVNEGTCVSFEIPINRSVLYAEKNDFNRG from the coding sequence ATGTGGATTAGATTAGGTAGATACAATACTTTACGTAATCAAATATTACTAGTTTTTATAACAGTGATGACGATTGTTTTATGTTTTGTTGGAATTATGACTTATTTTATTGTTTCAAAAATATTACAAGATAATGCTGAAAAACAAATACAGCAGACTGCAGTCGAAGCAAACGGAAGGATGGAATCACTTCATCAGCAAATTGACTTATTAACAAGGCAAGTGGCAACAAATTCAATGATACAACAGCTCCTGCAAGATGAATCCCAGGATAAGTTGGCTACCTTTCAACAAAGACAAGCATTAGTTCGGCTTAGTAATGAATACCTAACGTATACAAATGGGATAAATAACTTAGAGATCTATTCTGCTGATAATCGGAAATTAATACCTCTGGATGGGGAAGCTTTACATAAACGGATTAATCAGAGTTGGATTTCAAGAGCAGACAGGGCTGAAGGGAAATTGGTCTGGATTGGACAAGATCCTAAAGAACCTTATTATTACCTTGCTATCAGAAGAGTTAGTTTAATTGACCGCTGGTTTTCAAACGGAGGATATATCGTATTACAAATTAACCCTAATTATTTCGAATTCACTGAGACAAGACTTAACAACGAATATATGATTTTAGTAGATCAAAATAACAAGCAGATTACGAGTAATTATAACGGTGATATATCTCCTATAATAGGAGAAAAAGAAAAAACAATATCATTAAATGGAAACGATTACATGTTAATTAAACAAACATCCTCTATTACAGGATGGACATTGTATATCTTAACTCCAGTTGATGAGGTCATGAGTGGTATTACTGTTTTGAGAGCGGCGATTCTTTTATCAGGTGTTTTTGGCTTTCTCATTTTTGCTTTTTTTGCCGTACTTTTATCTACGATGATTACAAAGCCGATTTTTCGATTAACTAAAACAATGAAAAAGGCTAGTGAGGGTGAACTTACACTGAATCCGGACATTTCTTCAACCATTGAAATTAATAGATTAAATGAATCATATAATCAGCTAGTTGAAAATACGAATCAATTAATCCGAGTTGTATATGAAAAAGAAATACTAAAAAGTCATGCAGAATTAAAAGCTTTGCAATCACAAATAAATCCCCATTTTTTATTCAACACATTAGATGCTATGTATTGGTCGTTAGATGAAAAGGGGGAAGATGAGCTGGCAGAAACAGTATTAGCCATGTCAGAATTATTTCGGTATACCATTAGTAATTATAATCAAGATGAGTGGGTAACCATTAGACAGGAAGTTGAGCATGTTGAGTTGTATATGCAGCTCATGAAAATGCGCTTTGGAGAACGATTTACATGGACCGTAAGTATCCCGGCAGAGCTGGAATCTGTGCCCATTCCTAAATTGCTGATTCAGCCGATTGTCGAGAATGCCATTTTACATGGAGTTGGTAATAAGGTTGGACAGGGTTTTGTAAATGTAATTGTGGAGTTATCATCAAATCAAGGCTTTGTCATGATTTCTATCGTTGATACAGGTCCTGGTATGGAAACTGAAAAAATAAATAAAATTAAAAGCTTGCTAGACACAGGAAAAGTATCATCATTAAAAGGGAATGGTATGGCACTTGGAAATGTGAATAAACGGTTAAATCTTTACTATAGACAGCATGAATTAAATGGAATTAACATTTCAAGCAAGGTGAACGAAGGAACTTGTGTGTCATTTGAAATTCCGATAAATAGGAGTGTGTTATATGCTGAAAAAAACGATTTTAATCGTGGATGA
- a CDS encoding YndM family protein, whose protein sequence is MKQITLLIIKFISCLIAFGIGLDLFFDANIVDILSFSLFVTSVSYVVGELVILPQLGRRAAAIADFLLSYLSVWIFGSILFESYLQIAWGSIISASIITAAEMILHLFVEDREEKTSYINTRKPVFNTNLAYGTEIAEEENINDVKKLKD, encoded by the coding sequence ATGAAGCAAATAACTCTACTTATTATAAAGTTCATATCCTGTCTCATCGCATTTGGTATAGGCCTTGATCTTTTTTTCGATGCAAACATTGTCGATATTTTATCGTTTAGTTTATTCGTTACTTCTGTATCATATGTGGTAGGGGAATTGGTTATTTTACCACAATTAGGGAGACGCGCAGCTGCTATTGCTGATTTTTTACTTAGTTACTTAAGTGTTTGGATTTTTGGAAGTATTTTATTCGAGAGCTATCTCCAAATAGCATGGGGAAGTATTATCTCTGCTAGTATCATCACAGCTGCAGAAATGATCCTTCACCTTTTTGTCGAAGATCGAGAAGAAAAAACATCTTATATAAACACAAGAAAACCTGTTTTTAATACAAACCTGGCGTACGGAACGGAAATAGCTGAAGAAGAAAATATTAACGATGTTAAAAAATTAAAAGATTAG
- a CDS encoding DUF4097 family beta strand repeat-containing protein produces the protein MKKLLLLLFFIGGIFLIIKTNTSWFEFGQNKSSAEVTSNTEKIELHVSGASTTIITENTDEVRAELKGKGKVHVENNGDTILVESETKRWFNVFSFFNKREVTIYIPNDFQQEMMIDSGSGNIVFDGKSMDLEELKVDMSSGNVKLSQLTAKNFMLDGSSGNVTISSLATEESTFDMSSGNLTIKDHTGKVNADLSSGKIDLQMEKVTDSIDIELNSGFGTIDLPEDADYTLRGEAGSGIISSNLALKDLQKDKNNIYGVSGSGKHNVNLDVSSGKIDIK, from the coding sequence ATGAAAAAACTTTTATTACTGTTATTTTTTATTGGTGGTATCTTTTTAATTATCAAAACGAATACTTCATGGTTTGAATTTGGCCAAAACAAGTCCTCTGCTGAAGTCACGAGCAACACAGAGAAAATTGAACTACATGTTTCAGGTGCAAGTACAACTATTATTACTGAGAATACTGATGAAGTTCGTGCCGAATTAAAAGGGAAAGGGAAAGTTCATGTAGAGAATAACGGGGATACGATTCTTGTTGAATCTGAAACGAAACGCTGGTTTAACGTATTCTCTTTTTTCAATAAAAGGGAAGTCACCATCTACATTCCAAACGATTTCCAACAAGAAATGATGATCGATAGTGGATCAGGTAATATCGTATTTGATGGTAAGTCAATGGACCTTGAAGAGCTGAAAGTTGACATGAGCTCTGGAAATGTAAAACTTAGTCAATTAACGGCTAAAAACTTTATGCTTGATGGCTCATCAGGCAATGTCACGATTTCGTCCTTAGCAACTGAAGAAAGTACATTTGATATGAGTTCTGGAAATCTAACAATTAAGGATCATACCGGTAAGGTTAATGCTGATTTATCTTCAGGAAAAATCGATTTACAAATGGAAAAGGTAACTGATTCTATTGACATTGAGTTAAATTCCGGATTTGGGACTATAGATTTACCGGAAGATGCGGACTATACTCTCCGTGGAGAAGCTGGCAGCGGAATCATTTCATCAAATCTTGCGTTAAAAGATCTTCAAAAAGATAAAAATAATATTTATGGTGTATCCGGCTCCGGAAAGCATAATGTCAATCTTGATGTTTCAAGTGGAAAAATTGACATTAAATAA
- a CDS encoding DEAD/DEAH box helicase has product MSDLLEEYYRLAIDRTKSKVLEDIDRFFEGKDNLPTYEQYVRERGEYIDQIFLNSWLNAATSHVSNTVKREFLLEKDYDLEGVSKKLVNQMFRNEIRNVTPFKVLDWLDELFLQKEDVWNEKYNKAKELYDARVKMQQHREKTRKLMQKFEFYMEELLGEQYEDLYLYIRYLIGSHLAIEIEQQGVVLPAEDMTFSAYLYDESHFAYNRYQYEEDMTEMYERLISGYLFDFGPNWIKERLSPHLFDEYRETFHEELPDSFIKEIAYDLFLDLANEFFAELLEEFVTDLMKLIDNPFDLETHQKIYETDLAERERKVVAELEEIKRRKEEEARMVEDIFGREYNPPGGRNIQYVLHVGETNTGKTFQAIQRMKDASSGIYLAPLRLLALEIYEKLNHEGVPCSLKTGEEEKLVAGAQHIACTVEMFYEKDFYEVVVIDESQMIADKDRGFSWYKAITKANTKEVHIICSFNARQMILQLLGDSNITIYEYFRDVPLEVEPQLFRLNQTRKGDALVCFSRKRVLETAAELQRTGRKVSMIYGSMPPETRKKQMERFIEGEATVIVATDAIGMGLNLPIRRIVFLENDKFDGTRRRWLTSQEVKQIAGRAGRRGLYNIGKVAFVHNPKSMARILDQEDEPLQGFAIAPTTGVLERFQKYSRKLGLFFYLWEQFKSPKGTKKASLAEEKLLYEMIEDTMIEAKLSMADLYGFLHLPFSTNEPTLRNQWKQKLESIVEGYELPDPLIKEAGLEELELSYKSVGLHLLFLYKLGRNTEAHYWERIREEISDKIHEQLKSGVQITRKACKVCGKTLANKFKFDVCNECHFERQKKKEKKKLKY; this is encoded by the coding sequence ATGAGTGATTTACTAGAAGAATATTATAGACTAGCCATTGACCGAACGAAGTCAAAGGTTTTGGAGGATATAGATCGATTTTTTGAAGGAAAAGATAATCTGCCAACGTATGAACAATATGTAAGAGAACGAGGAGAATATATTGATCAAATTTTTCTCAATTCCTGGTTAAATGCAGCGACAAGTCATGTCTCCAACACCGTAAAAAGAGAATTTTTACTTGAAAAGGATTATGATCTTGAAGGAGTTAGTAAAAAGCTGGTCAACCAAATGTTTCGAAATGAAATACGAAACGTAACTCCTTTTAAAGTTCTGGACTGGCTTGATGAGCTTTTTTTGCAAAAAGAAGATGTATGGAATGAAAAATATAATAAGGCAAAGGAATTATATGATGCACGGGTTAAGATGCAGCAACATCGTGAGAAAACGCGAAAACTTATGCAGAAATTTGAGTTTTATATGGAAGAATTGCTTGGGGAGCAATATGAGGATCTCTATTTATATATACGCTACTTAATCGGTTCACATCTTGCAATTGAGATTGAACAACAAGGTGTTGTCCTACCTGCTGAAGATATGACATTTTCGGCTTATCTATATGATGAATCTCATTTTGCTTATAACAGATATCAATATGAAGAAGATATGACCGAGATGTATGAAAGATTAATCTCTGGATATTTATTTGATTTTGGTCCTAATTGGATAAAGGAACGGCTTTCACCTCATCTTTTCGATGAATATCGAGAAACGTTTCACGAAGAATTGCCAGATAGCTTTATAAAAGAAATCGCATATGATTTATTCTTGGATCTTGCTAATGAATTTTTTGCAGAATTACTTGAGGAATTTGTCACAGATTTAATGAAACTAATTGATAACCCGTTTGATCTTGAAACACATCAAAAGATTTATGAAACAGATCTTGCTGAAAGAGAACGGAAAGTCGTTGCAGAGCTTGAGGAGATCAAGCGTCGCAAAGAAGAGGAGGCCCGAATGGTCGAGGATATATTCGGGAGAGAATATAATCCTCCAGGTGGCAGAAATATTCAATATGTATTACATGTTGGCGAAACGAATACAGGTAAAACCTTTCAGGCAATTCAACGTATGAAAGATGCAAGTAGTGGTATTTACTTAGCCCCACTTCGACTGCTTGCACTGGAGATTTACGAAAAGCTGAATCATGAAGGTGTGCCTTGCTCCTTAAAAACAGGAGAAGAAGAAAAACTTGTAGCAGGTGCTCAGCATATTGCGTGTACTGTTGAAATGTTTTATGAAAAAGACTTTTATGAGGTTGTGGTCATTGATGAATCTCAAATGATTGCAGATAAAGATAGAGGCTTCTCTTGGTATAAAGCAATAACAAAAGCAAATACAAAAGAAGTGCATATCATTTGCAGCTTTAATGCTAGACAGATGATATTGCAGCTGCTTGGTGATTCAAATATTACAATTTATGAATATTTTAGAGATGTTCCATTAGAAGTGGAACCTCAGTTGTTTCGTTTAAATCAAACTCGAAAGGGAGATGCACTCGTTTGTTTCTCGAGAAAACGGGTTCTTGAAACAGCAGCAGAGCTACAAAGAACTGGTCGTAAAGTGAGTATGATTTATGGAAGTATGCCGCCTGAAACACGAAAAAAACAGATGGAACGGTTTATTGAAGGGGAAGCAACTGTCATTGTTGCAACAGATGCTATTGGAATGGGGTTAAATTTACCAATTAGAAGAATAGTTTTCTTGGAAAATGATAAATTTGATGGAACAAGAAGAAGATGGTTAACTTCACAAGAAGTGAAACAAATCGCGGGCAGGGCTGGTCGAAGAGGACTATATAATATCGGTAAAGTTGCATTTGTGCATAATCCTAAATCAATGGCAAGAATTCTTGATCAAGAAGATGAGCCGCTTCAAGGGTTTGCAATTGCGCCTACAACTGGAGTCCTTGAGAGATTTCAGAAATATTCTCGTAAACTTGGACTATTTTTCTATTTATGGGAACAGTTTAAAAGTCCCAAAGGTACGAAAAAGGCATCGTTAGCTGAAGAAAAGCTTTTGTATGAAATGATTGAAGATACGATGATTGAAGCCAAGCTCTCAATGGCTGATTTATACGGATTTTTGCATCTGCCATTTTCAACAAATGAACCAACCTTACGAAATCAATGGAAGCAAAAGCTTGAGTCAATTGTTGAAGGATATGAATTACCTGACCCGCTAATTAAGGAAGCTGGACTTGAGGAACTTGAATTATCATATAAGTCGGTTGGTCTCCACCTATTATTTTTATATAAATTAGGACGAAATACAGAAGCACATTATTGGGAAAGAATACGAGAAGAAATAAGTGACAAAATTCATGAACAGCTAAAATCGGGTGTGCAGATAACAAGAAAAGCCTGCAAAGTATGTGGAAAAACATTAGCAAATAAATTTAAATTTGATGTTTGTAATGAGTGCCATTTTGAGAGACAGAAAAAGAAAGAAAAAAAGAAGTTAAAGTATTAA